TGGTCGCGGCGGAGAACCGGCTCTTCGGCGACTCGGTGACGGTGAGCGGGCTGCTGAACTTCAAGAGCTTCCACGCCGCCCTCAAGCCCCTCGCCGACGCCGGGCGCCTCGGTGACCTCGTCCTCCTGCCGCCGGACTCGGTCAACTTCGAGGGCCTGTTCCTCGACAACCGCCCCGGCCGGAACACCCCGGACGACCTCTCGGCCGCGCTCGGCGGCGTCCCCGTCGAGGTGTTCGCGGGCGACTGGACTACAGTTATTGAGCGATTGGGCGATTTGGTGATTGGGTGACTAGGACGCTCTACTCACCCAACTAGCCGGCCGTCCAATCAGCGCCTATCTCCTATGCCCGATCCTGCCACGCTGCCGCCTGACGCTCCGGCCCCGCTCGACGCGACGCCCGTGCTGCGGGACGCGGTGCCGTGGGCGAAGCCGGTGCGGCTGAACGGTCTGCTGGAGCGGCAGCGGTTCCACCCCCTCCTGATGGCGCTCATGACGTTCGTCGGCGGGTTCGTGGTCTACCAACTCGTCGGGTCGGTCGTGATGATCGTGGCGGCGCTCGGCGAAACGGGTGGAGGGCTGGACATGGAGGCGGTGCTGGAGTCGCTCGAGGACAACGCGCTGGCGCTCTTCGGCGGGAACGCGCTCGGGCAGGCGGCCGGGTTCCTCGGGTTCGTGCTGTTCGTGGCCTGGCTCCACACGCGGGATACGGCGTCGTTCCTGCGGGTGCGCCGGTCGGACGGGGTGCACCTCGGCCTGAGCGCCCTCGGCCTGCTCGCCCTCTTGCCGCTCGTGGCGTGGCTCGGCGCGCTCAACGCGGACCTGCCGCTGCCGGAGTCGTGGCGGGCGTGGGACGCGCAGCAGGTGGCGCTCATCGAGCGCGTCCTCGGGGCCGAGATGAACGTGCTCGTCACGCTCCTGCTCGTCGCCGTCACGCCGGCGGTCTGCGAGGAGGTGATGTTCCGGGGGTATTTGCAGCGGCAGGTCGAGCGGAGCTTCGGGGTGGCGGCGAGCGTCGTGCTCGTCGGGGTGCTCTTCGGGGCGTTCCACCTGCGCCCGACGCAGCTGCTCCCGCTGGCGACGCTCGGGCTCTACATGGGCTTCGCCGTGTGGGTGACCGGCAGCCTGTGGGCGGGCGTCCTCGTCCACCTGCTAAACAACGGACTCGCCGTCGTCGTGAGCGACTACCTCGCGCGCCGCCCGGGCCCCGACCTCGTCGCGCTCGACGCTATCGCGGTGCCGTGGTATCTTGCCGTCCTGAGCGCCGGTGCCACTACCGGGATCGTCGTGCTCCTCCTCCGGCGGCGGCGCGCTCTGCTGATTCGTGAGACGTGACGCGTGAGGGCGCTTCGCTCCAACTTCTCGCTCTACGCACCCGACCTCTATTCCCCTCTCTCCCTCCACGCCCCTCATCCCCGACCAGCCATGTCCGACGATCCGCGCACCTACCAAGACTGGGTCTCCGTCTTCAACACCTCCACCGACTACGAGGCCGACCTCGTCCGCGACCGCCTCGACGCGGCGGGCCTCGCGGCGGTCGTGCTCACGCAGCGGGACCACTCGTTCAACCTCAACGTCGGCGACATGGCGGCCGTCCGCGTGATGGTCCGGCCCGAGGACGTGGGCGCGGCGCAGGAGGTCATCAACGCGCAGCCCTTCACCGACGCCGAGCTGACCGAGGCCGCGCTCAGCGCCGACCCCGACGCCGAGGACGCCTACACCGCCGATGAAGAGGGCATGCTCGACTCCGGCCCCGACGCGCTCCGCTTCTCCGCCCCCGACGACGACGAGCCGGTGAAGAAGTGATGCGTGACGCGTGATGCCAGACTCGCTCAAAGTGTCATGCTGAACTCGTTTCAGCATCTCGTTGGAACACCCTTAGGTCCCGAAACAAGTTCGGGATGACATACTGCTGATGACATACTGCTAGTGAGCGGCCGGGTTTGGTATTTGGTGTGTATGCTCCCCCAACGGTTGTGCTCGGTCTCACGCGTCACGCCTCACGAACCATGAGCAACCTCACGCAGCGTCTCCTCACCGCGCTCGTCGGGGTCCCGCTCGTGATCGGGGCGGTCTACCTCGGCGGGTGGTTCTTCGTGGGCCTCATGGTGCTCGTCGGGCTGCTGGCGCAGCGCGACCTCTACGCGATGGCCGAGGCCGGCGGCATCCGGCCGCTCAAGAGCGTCGGCCTCGCCGTCGGCGCGCTCGTGATCGTCCGGCCGGTGTGGGCGGCGGCGCTTCCACTCGCGGTCGTCGGCCTCGCCGGGGCGCTCATCGCCGAACTGTGGCGGCGGCCCCTGAGCGACGCCGTCGGCGGCCCGATCCCGAACATAGGGACTACGTGCCTCGGGGTCTTCTACCCAGCCGTCCTGGCGGGCTACTTCGTCGAACTCCGCGTGCTGAGCGCCGAGGCCCTCGGCGAGACTGATGCGGTCCTCCTGACGCTCACCGCGATGGTGGCGATCTGGGCGGCCGATACGCTCGCCTACTTCACCGGGCGGGCCTTCGGCAAGCGCCCGCTCTTCCCGCGCATCTCGCCGAAGAAGACCTGGGCCGGGTCCGCCGGCGGAGTGCTCGGGGCGCTCGCCTTCGTAGCGGTGATGAAGGTCACGCTGGTGCCGCTCCTGTCGTGGGTCGACGTTGCGGTGATCGGCCTGGTCTGCGGCGCGGTGAGCCAGCTCGGCGACCTCGCCGAGAGCATGTTCAAGCGCTCGGTCGGGGTAAAGGACTCAGGCGATTACCTCCCCGGCCACGGCGGGATGCTCGACCGGATCGACGCCATGCTGATCGCCGTCCCGCTCGTCGTGCTCTACCTCGACCACGTTAGAGGTATTTGGTGACTGGGTGATTTACTGATTGGGTGATTGAGGTGCCATAATCAGTCAACCGGCAAATCATGAACTCAGCCAGTGGCCCTGACGGAACGGTGGCAGCGGAGGGGCGGTATACTCGCGCCATCCGAAACAGGCCCCGATGCTGTCGCCCCGTCACCGCCCCAAGCCCCGCCGCTTCACCTACGAGCCGAGGTTTTACGACCCGAGCCACGACGAGCGGCTGAAGCAGCGGCTCCGGTTCAAGACCAACACGCGGCGCGGCAAGCAGCCCGCCTTCATCGCCGTCGCGGTGCTGCTGCTGCTCGCGCTGTACCTCTACGTGAAGCTCTAGCATCGCTCGCCGTGCTGAGCCCACCGGAAGACCGCCGGCAGAGCTCCGGCAGGGCATCATCTTTTGATTATCGCTCCGCCGCGCTCCTCGCCTAGTTTCCGGTTGACTCCGGCCCTCGACCCATGACCCCCAAGACCGACATTCCCGCTAGCGAGGCGGCGGCGCAGACTGCGCCGGACGGGCTCGTGCGCGTGCTGCCGGAGGCGCTCGCCAACAAGATCGCGGCGGGCGAGGTGGTGCAGCGGCCCGCGTCGGTGCTGAAGGAGCTGATGGAGAACGCGCTCGACGCCGGAGCGCGCCAGGTGACGGTCGTCCTCCAGAAAGCGGGCAGCGAGCTGATCCAGGTCGTCGACGACGGGTGCGGCATGGGGCCGGCTGACGCGGCGACGTGCTTCGGGCGCCACGCGACGAGCAAGATCACCGACGCGGCCGACCTGGAGCGCATCCGCACGCTCGGGTTCCGGGGCGAAGCCCTCGCCTCGATCGCCGCCGTGGCGCAGGTCGAGCTGAAGTCGAAGCGCCGGAGCGACGCCGCCGGGACGTGCGTCCGCATCGAGGGCAGCACGGTCGTCGACCAGTCGCCGTGCGCGGCTCCGAACGGGACCTCGATTGCGGTGCGCAACCTCTTCTTCAACGTCCCGGCGCGGCGCAACTTCCTCAAGTCCCCGGCGACCGAGTTCAAGCACCTCGTCGAGACTTTCCAGTTCCTCGCGCTCTCGAACCCGACGGTAGGCTTCGCGCTCGTCCACGACGACGCGGAGGTCTACCGGCTCGCGCCCCCCGCCTCCGCGGGGGCAGGCTCGGACGAGGGCTTCGAGGCGGCGCTCCGGCAGCGGGTCGGCCAGCTCCTCGGCGACCGCCGCGACGACGCGCTCGTCCGCGTCGAGGAGGCGACGAGCTACCTCTCGGTGCGCGGCCTCGTCGGGCGGCCCGAGGGCGCGCGCCGGAGCCGGGGCGAGCAGTTCCTGTTCATCAACGGGCGCTACGTCAAGAACCGCTCGCTCGACCACGCCGTCGCCACCGCCTTCGGCGACCTCCTCCCGAAGGGGGCCTACCCGCTCTTCACGCTCTTCTTCACGCTCGACCCGCGCCACGTCGACGTGAACGTCCACCCGACCAAGACCGAGGTGAAGTTCGACGACGAGCGCGGGGTCTACGGGTTCGTCCGCGCCGTCGTCAAGAAGGCGCTCGGCGACGCCGACATCACGCCGAGCCTCGGCGACGGCTTCG
This genomic stretch from Bacteroidota bacterium harbors:
- the mutL gene encoding DNA mismatch repair endonuclease MutL, which gives rise to MTPKTDIPASEAAAQTAPDGLVRVLPEALANKIAAGEVVQRPASVLKELMENALDAGARQVTVVLQKAGSELIQVVDDGCGMGPADAATCFGRHATSKITDAADLERIRTLGFRGEALASIAAVAQVELKSKRRSDAAGTCVRIEGSTVVDQSPCAAPNGTSIAVRNLFFNVPARRNFLKSPATEFKHLVETFQFLALSNPTVGFALVHDDAEVYRLAPPASAGAGSDEGFEAALRQRVGQLLGDRRDDALVRVEEATSYLSVRGLVGRPEGARRSRGEQFLFINGRYVKNRSLDHAVATAFGDLLPKGAYPLFTLFFTLDPRHVDVNVHPTKTEVKFDDERGVYGFVRAVVKKALGDADITPSLGDGFAGVGRAEAPPAIQPVRFDASPGPEPTAAPAPRRVRFGVPEVDDLSRDDAPRPAAPIPSSAEPFEGDPLEDEAGTLGLGERPPVWQLHHRYIVTPVRSGLMLFDQRAAHERILYEQALASLDGGLALSQQLLFPVTIEFPAADYELILELATDLQKLGFDLAPSSGRTVKVQGVPTGVSRDSVQRLLEDVLDQYKQYRSDLHLSGRESLAKSIARRSAVAPGTSLPEEEARKLIDELFACAMPYTCPHGRPTMIKVSMDELERRFGRG
- a CDS encoding CPBP family intramembrane glutamic endopeptidase, which codes for MPDPATLPPDAPAPLDATPVLRDAVPWAKPVRLNGLLERQRFHPLLMALMTFVGGFVVYQLVGSVVMIVAALGETGGGLDMEAVLESLEDNALALFGGNALGQAAGFLGFVLFVAWLHTRDTASFLRVRRSDGVHLGLSALGLLALLPLVAWLGALNADLPLPESWRAWDAQQVALIERVLGAEMNVLVTLLLVAVTPAVCEEVMFRGYLQRQVERSFGVAASVVLVGVLFGAFHLRPTQLLPLATLGLYMGFAVWVTGSLWAGVLVHLLNNGLAVVVSDYLARRPGPDLVALDAIAVPWYLAVLSAGATTGIVVLLLRRRRALLIRET
- a CDS encoding phosphatidate cytidylyltransferase, giving the protein MSNLTQRLLTALVGVPLVIGAVYLGGWFFVGLMVLVGLLAQRDLYAMAEAGGIRPLKSVGLAVGALVIVRPVWAAALPLAVVGLAGALIAELWRRPLSDAVGGPIPNIGTTCLGVFYPAVLAGYFVELRVLSAEALGETDAVLLTLTAMVAIWAADTLAYFTGRAFGKRPLFPRISPKKTWAGSAGGVLGALAFVAVMKVTLVPLLSWVDVAVIGLVCGAVSQLGDLAESMFKRSVGVKDSGDYLPGHGGMLDRIDAMLIAVPLVVLYLDHVRGIW